The Brassica napus cultivar Da-Ae chromosome C7, Da-Ae, whole genome shotgun sequence genomic interval TGAATCCTGTTTTATGAACTCAATCTACTCTTTAGAAACAAGACTACAAGATGGCTCTTAGAAAGTACCGCAAGGCTTTGCGTTATCTGGATATTTGCTGGGAGAAAGATGGCATTGACCAAGGTTGTTCATCATTTTCTCTCTATATACTTCTGCATCTCACGGGATATTGCTACTGTGTGTCTCTCACTTAATTAATCTACTTGTGATCTTGCAGAGACCAGCACTGCCTTGCGTAAGACAAAGTCGCAGATCTTCACTAACAGTGCTGTAAGTCCATGCTTTTCACCTTCCTTGTTTAATCTTTTGCTGTGAGTGAAATCCATGTAAACTATGTATTTGTGTGTTTAAGTACCGTCCGAGGCGTAAGAGAATATGTTTGTTGGTTGTTTACAACACAAACTCTTCATCTTCATTCTCGTATAGATTTCAATACATTTATAAAGCTTGAATTGCTTTTGATTCCCTCTATAGCTGATTCTATTGCACTGGTCTCATCTATTTGTATCGTTGCTGGCTTCTGTGGCAGGCCTGCAAACTGAAATTCGGAGATGCAAAGGGAGCATTGTTGGACACTGAGTTTGCTATGCGTGATGAAGATAACAATGTCAAAGCATTGTTTCGACAGGGCCAGGTACTTAAAAAAGTGTATTCTATAATCTATGCCTATGTATAAGTGTAACATGTGTTGGAGATTTCTCTTGATATGAGTATGACTGTGCTTGGTGGTGATATTAGGCCTACATGGCTCTCAATAACATCGATGCTGCTGCTGAAAGCCTGGAGAAAGCTCTTCAATTCGAACCTAACGATGGTAAGTCGTTTACCAAGAGTCTTTTTTTGGTGTGTGTGGTTATTGATGTATGAGTAGATTAGACGCCTAAATCTATTATTGCGGAAGATTCTAACTAGCTTGATACCTGATGTTGATTTTCAGCTGGTCTCAAGAAAGAATATGCTGCTGTAATGAAAAAGGTAATTACGCCTACAAACAATCCAATGATGTTTCATTGTTTTGGAGTGACTTAATTAAGTTGATATATGTGTACACCTGTGCAGATTGCCATTAGAGACAATAAAGAGAAAAAGCAGTACCGCAAAATGTTTGGATAGAATGGTCTGATACATTTTAGGGGTAAGTCTATCTTATTCAGTTTTAACTGTCAAGTTACCAGAAAATGTTATCTTGGTGGAAATGATATGATGTTTAAGCTTCTATTTTGCTGTCTTTGTAGGTTTGGTTGGATAGTGGAGAAGAGACTAACAAAGAAAAGGGTGAAAAGAgcatataaaagaaagaaatattcaATAGACTTTGGGCGCTGTTTCTGGTTCCCTCATTTTGGTAAACAATGTTTACTTCTGCATTTCCAGCAAAGATATGCATAATCTCTTACCCAAGACAGACTATGCGATGACTATTTATGGAATTTTGAGTTATTGCTGTCGCTCTTGTTTTTGCTTCCTTCCCCAATTTTTCTCTCTTTGCTTATGTGTTAGCAAATACAGAAATAATCGTGTTTAATTGTTGTTGCATGAAACATAGAACTAGGCTTGGGTAGCTGGGTATTTGGTTCGAATTGATTGTTTCGGGTATTTGGTAGTTCATGTAGGTGTATTTAGGATCCATCTAAGAACCAGAGAAAATTAGGTATATATCTGTCCAAGTAATCCGGAAATCGGTTTATTCATGTCCGCACTATGAAGCTAGGGAAAATACATACCCAAACAATATTAATGTGCCAAAACATTCTTAAACTAAATAAGAATTTGAATTGCATACATAAACTCATAATAAATAGCTAAAACATGCATATAGCCGGTTATAGGATGATTTAGactatctttttttaattttttgtagtttaatccctataattctatttttttgttaatatgccttaaataacttaaataatcaaatttatcgtatttataattttaatttgaaaagtacaattttatttttttaccagattttattaaatttaaataataaatttaattatttatcagaaATTTAGATAGTTAtcatatacaatatattaattaatttagttatcaaAGTATGTTATCTACCTTATTAAAACATgagaattaattataaataatcttaCTCATATGTAATATTTACAAGAAATACCACtcagtatatatttatataaaattttctttacaaatatagtcattcaaattttaatcaacataactaaaaatactctttagaaatttgattttatagtagagatctttaataatattacgcttacttaataaaaagaaaagaatggctAGTTAACCAAAAATAGTTTCGAACGCATCATCTCAAGAAAACAAATATCGCACAAAACCACTAGACcatattacattatttttattttgctacAAAACTagtatgtaatattaataatacacaaaaaGTTTACAAAACTATTTCCCGATTAATTCTCGTATAATTACCAAATAATTGATTCGGCGCTAGGTTAGGGTCAAGCACACACATTATGCCTAGCGTAATTAACATTGGTTTTCATAACTacaaacaaaattacaaaattttaattttatttatattatatatatcacgCAAACACATAATAAGATTTGCAACTAAAATaacctaagaaaataaaaaaaatattttataaactttaagaaCTAGTGAGATTAAATTAGGCTTTAAATTATGATactatttttatgttgttttctatttatttaaattttttatatcaaatatttcaatatgaaataataataatatatttatattattaaatttattttatttgataaaaaatatttctattttgtatatcatcatatattaaaatttatttccaattttgaaattataaataaggccaatttgatgattttaattatttgtggcactttacaaacaaataaaatgacaaagactaaaagataataatttaaaaaaataaatcaatacattttaaaatggaCTGACACGTGTCAGTTACGAAGCATGTTTTAGCTATTTATTATGAGTTTTGGTATGCAATTCAAATTCTTATTTAGTTTATGAATGTTTTGGCACGTTAATATTGTTTGGGTATGTATTTTCACTGGCTTCATAGTGCGGGCATGAATAAGCCGTTTTTCCGCAAGTAGTCTTTGATTTGGTACGGGTAATAAAAGAACATAATATCTTAAAATTGGGTTCAATGTGGTTCTAGTTTTGTTTGCTTTTCCggaattttgaataaaatatcaAGTAATTTGGGTAAACATGGTAGTTAAGATATTTtggattaaaatattaaataattcagttttttcttgataaaaatatctgaatagttctaattttatatgattCAGTTTAGATACTTTTGCATATTTTCAACACATTTAtaagttgtatttatagatatttggttattaatttatttattgccGATATTTTAGATCAAAattgtatttcatatttttggctATCCATGTAGTTCTTGGTAATCTAGATGGTTCTagacaatattttaaaaataccgGCGCCTAAGCGTTTGACTTTGTGGTAAAGTGGCAATGGCTTaaacgattttcttaaaattcaaTTTAAGCATTTCAAATTAGTTAAAATCGATTTAGATTAATTTAAGTTGGTCTAAACCATTTTAAATCTctcaaaatttgtttaattagttaatctacaaatttgtctagtttagttatatatatatatatatatatatttatttatttataattcataaaaataattttattattattatcaaagaattaaaatatataatgtaaaatatataaataataaatcaataattttataacgctTAGGTCTCGAATAATACATTTAATTGTTAGTCTTCTATGAAGCGCCTTAAAAGGAAATTTGCAAAATAGACAATGATAAAAATGTATATGTGcatttatacatttgtattaatttgtCAATTTTGAACATAATTTATCTCgtaatatctaaaataattttttaaaattatatacatttatatatatatagtttacatcttttaatatataaatccaAAAACAATGTGGATATGTTGACCTAAATTTGTTAGAATGTATATTAACCTTTTTACAAGGATAAACCAGACGTTCTAACTTCGAATATCTTATATGTTCTATATGATTTAtccaaatatataatacatcTGTCTTAATTCTAGACATGTCAATTAAGACCGAAGCCCGAAGCCCGCAGCCCGAGCCCACCGAATCCTAAAAATTATCTGGTTTGGGCTTAGTTTTATAAGCCCAAAAAAATTGGGTCTTTCGAGCTAAGCTCATTTGGGCTTTGAGTATTTTGGGCCTAAGTCCGTTTGGGCTAGGGCCGgtccgaaaacccaaaattttatactttagtttaaatattatcGTTATTGCAATCCAAACGATATATTAGTGTTGacatattattttgatatttttatccaaacattaataaaataaatataaaagttgttaaggattttattgtttgatcattacaagtgtcacattttaaatttggcAAATGTACCTTCTTATTTCATGTACAACATGTGTTTTTTTCAATATGCAAAGTATGAAATGTTTaaccatgtttatcataaattttgttttcttatatgttaagttttaatttatatttgattatttaaattttattaaatttggtttgtttataatatgtttttaaagcatacgaaaaagtaaaatatttttgataaaaaagaaaagtttaaactcattttatatttaaaaaaaatgaaactattttttctaatgaaaattcacatgtattaaaacgatggaagcgacaatgacaaattatttttcaaaaagtccaaaaaaatccaaaaaccccTATAGCCCTATAAGGGCCGGGCCGGGCTTTGAATTCTAGGCCCAAAATATTTCTGGGCCGGGCTAAAATATTTACGGACTTGGCGGGGTTGAGGCGGGCCGGAACGGACCAGCCCAAATTGACACCCCTACTTAATTCTAACTAAaggtttttgttatttataaatacaatatattggtGATGATTGATTGAGCTTTAACTTAAGACTtcagatttatttatttttaaagtactaatcctaaccaatcacgaTGTAcctttaattttaaagttaaagtCTTGCTACAACATCTaccacctttttttttgtattcatgtattactattttttttattaaagcaaCTCTTAAAATGCTTTAGGAACTGTAGTATTTTTTTACAGTAAAGAAATATAAAGCTACAACAATAAAAACTACAGCCTAAATCCTACAGCTACATTCCCACGTCTACAGTTCAACCAATCATCCCCATTGTATAAGTTTCTTACTTCATTgtagaaaaatctaaaaaacgTTAATTTGTGTTATGTGTTTTACAGAATATATATCATAGATAAAACATCAAGTTCTTACATGTATGAATACTTTAAACATAATAGAGTTTAAATTTCAACATTTTCACTATGTTCTATCTTTTCTAGaatatgtattatgtatttttcgtatattctatgtttttaaacctGAAAAAGTCTAGAGATCAATCTTAACTAATTTTATTCAAACTTATCTTGTTCTTGATGTTGATTTACATTAAATCATGAATTCAATTTTTTGATTCAACGATCTTCTTCCTTTTCCTTCTTCCATATCTCTTTTTTCATCAAATCAAATGGTTCATATCTATGTAAAATGTGGTGCTTGGATACATGATGTGAATAACGAGTCGATGTTCATTGTTGATAAGGAAAAATGAGGCAAATTACTCACCTTGGAATTAAATACTACGTTAGAGTAATTGAAGATGATGGTTTTGGACGATTTCATAATGGACCAGAAAATTGTTAGTGCTAAGTTGAGTTATTTTCCAAGTTCTCTGATCAATAACTTGCCAATGATCGATAAGTTAGCAGTTTTATTGGATATATGAAGAAGAATTCGTCCATTTACTTTTGTGTCGTTTGCGGGTATAGTTGGAATCGAAACAACAAATTTGATCTGAATATGGAGCTTTATGGCTCAAGTAAAGATGATTGTATTGTAAAGGAAAATCATGGAGTATGTGAGCTTTCGCAAATGATGAATCCTGATTTTAAAGGCAAAGTCAAAGACAATAATGTTAACGGTGATTGTAGTGTTGATGGCCTAGTTACAAAAACGAAGGAGAGAGGTCATTTTTGGTTGGCTGATTACGTAAGTAAGTAACAAGGTTTAAAAGCAAAGACAGTATAGAGGATTAGAAGTTTAGAACATCTTTATCAAATAATTCAAAAGTTTTTCAACaataattctaaaaattatttaactaatatttatatatttattgactGTTAATAAGGATGCTCTAAGGCTAAGCCACTATAAAGAAGAATATCCCCTTGTTGTAAATCATCTCTTTTTATCTTATAGACGCAAACCCAAATAGTTATGCAAAACTTTTTTGAACTCTTCTCAGAAGGTGTGTTTTCTTCAATCCTCAGAACTATCTGTTGCTTATTTTCTGCCCTTAATTAGAGATTTTTTGTTGGATAAGATTCATTAGGATCTGTGggaatttttatatgatttgtgtGTGCGAACTAGAATTGCATGTACATTTTTAGATGGTGATGGAGATCTTTATTGAGTACCTTACATGGAAGAGCATAACCCTTGTGGTACAAAGCTCAGGCACCATTAACAACCATGTCTTAAGATCTATTATAAGACACGTTGTAGTTGTTTACTTTGGTGACATCTTAATTTATAGCACGAGCTTGACTAATATGTGAATTACTTTCAAACGAAGCTGGAAGTAAGAACTTAGGAAAGAGTTTTTGTTTGCTAACTTTAATGAGCGAACAGACTCTAATACTCTCTCTATTCcttaaagttacatattctagatttttcacacgtttgaataaaacacattaaatttacatatttttttgtgtttatcttttttccataattttaagccaataaaaattcaactagagcaattaagttttttgaagtttgcaattagttaataaaatatgcataggaaatataaaaaatagatctttttgaaacacattttttctctagaatatgtaactttaaagaacggagggagtatttacCTGGGTGGAATGCTAGAATTTTTGAAGACTAAATATTGCCAAAACAAGAATTTTACTACTCTTATTATTAAAAGATTTTATGGGCTCAATAACTGATTaccttttattatattaaaattaaaatttttcttttatttattttttcttgatcAAAGAGGATAAGaacatttttatcaaataattcaCAAGTTTCTTCAACAAgtaattcaaaaaattattcaactaatatttatattttattaaatgttgaTAAGGATGCTCTGAGGCTAAGCCACTATATAAGAAGACTACCCCTCGTTgtaaatcatctttttttttaatcttacaGACGCAAACCCATACAGTTGTGCAAAACTTTTCTGAACTCTTCTCTAATGGTATATTGTTTCTTCAATCTTCAGAACCATCTATTGCTTGTTTTCTGCCCTTAAATTAGAGATTTTCTTGTTGGATAAGATTCATTAGGATCTGTTGGAACTTCTGTTTGATTTATGTGTGCTAACGAGAATTGCATGTACTTTTTAGATGGTGATGCAAATCTTTGTTAAGTACCTTACTGGTAAGAGCATAACCCTTGTGGTCCAAAGCTCAGACACTTTTGACAACCATGTTTTGAGATCTATCATAAGACACTTTGTAGCTGTTTACTTTGGTGACATCCTTATTTATAACAAGAGTTTGACCGAACATGTGCATCATTTGAAAGCTCTGCTAGGAGTACttaggaaattttttttgtttgctaatTTTAATACATGAACAATCTCTAATAATTTACCTGTGTCGAAGAATgttagaatttttgaaaactaatattaacaaaaacaattatgcGTGCAATAACAGATTTtccttttattatattaaaattaaatttttctttttatttattttctctttatcaaAGAGGATAAGATCCTTATCAAATAATTCATAAGTATTTTCAACATTAATtctaaacattatttaactaattaaatatttaaacattctTGTTGGATAAGATTCATTAGGATATGTGGGAACTTTTGTATGATTTGTATGTGCTAACGAGAATTGCATGTACTTTTTCATATGGTGATGCGGATCTTTGTTAAGTACCTTATGGGCAAGAGCATAACCCACCATTGTTCGGAACCAACGTCGCTTTCGCCACAAGAGCATAAGTGAATCTATTTCCTGAAATAAAACATTACTCATGTACATTTAACTGATAACTCATATTTGACATGATCCTACAaaggttttttttaaatgaattttcaaatttattgatgAAAGAGTTCAAGAGAAACATTTACAATGCTAACTTCCTATAATGAATGAAAACAACTTATACTAACGAGAAGATGTCATAAGCGACCCCCTTATCGTAATTCTAAAAAGAGTTACATTTATCCAAGAGAAACATAAGAATCAAAACAAGTTAATCTTGGCAAATCAGTAAAAGCCTACTCGTGCCTGCAAAAAGTCCACGGTCTAAACTAGTCTTGCATCATTTATGAACGAAAAAActaaacgtaaaaaaaaaactactttttcaaaaaaaatgaacgaAAAAACTATAAATCGAAGAAAtgtgaattttcaaaaaaaatcattgagcTCTATGTTAAATCATCTTATCGTCACTCAAACGTAATTATAAAGGCGATTTATGATGAATAGAAGATTAACAAAAAAGATTATATGTGACTTATGGATTCGTCAACGTTAATTAGTTCAAGTAGCAATTAAAGTGAAGAAGGGTCAACGTCGTTCCACTAAACAAGTGTCCTAGTCCAATGCATGTTTCCTTGTGAATCTTCACATGTTTTGAATCAGTCGTCTCATTTGTTTGGTTTCTCGCTACCAttcacttttaaaattatattttgttatagcCACAATTCAAACATTTACGGCCGCATTTTACTTTTTACTCATTGTGAACGAATGTAATATATTGGCGTgctaaaaataatgaatgttagtccattattatttatttatattgtagAATAATACTGTTAgtccattattattattattattattattattattattattattattattattattattattattattattattattattatttatatttatattgtagaataatatttttaaataagtgTGACTAAATTGATTGTATAAATTGAAGTCAACTCAATTAGATTTAAAACATATCagattttaaatgttttggTCATTTCAGATTGATTCATTATTCATTTGAATCCAATTTCTTAAATCTGCatcattatatttataaattcaacatagtgtcattttatttttacactAGAGAATTAAACTCAGTAACACATGATTAACAAATCCATCTGTCTGTTTTTCAAATTCTATGAAAAACTCtctaatctttaaatttgaatttttataaacttttaataatagtgtttgttgatttattattaataatatatgatttgaaTATCTTAGGGTAAAAGGTTGGATtttctattaatataatttactcATGAAAAAAGATTCAAATTCATTCTAACAATTTTCAAATCAAATGATTGAAAAATCTATTAAACATGAATAACACCAGATTTTAGTTGTTGTATTCAAATCTTTCTTTTAATTAAGAGAGtgtaaatctaaaaaccaataACCCTAGATTTCAAAATCTTTTAATTGAGATATTCTAGATGTAATAACCaaatcacattaaattttaatatagaaGTTACAATCAGGTATCAAATAACACTGACTcttataaaataagtataattaaatttaaattcattattGAATAACACCACCAAACATCTCACATTTCTGGCAGTTTGGCACAATCTCTTTCCTATAAATAGTCTAATTTTAAACCCCAAAGGAAGCATCACAATCATTTATCAAATAAGTAACCATTCAAAAGAAAAAGCGATGGCACATTCTCCTTTTCTAAACCTTGTTTTAGTCTTTGTGACCGTGGCCTCCATATTTTCCACATTTGCTGAGGCCAATAGGGGATTTGGATGGGGTTGGGGTGGAGGCTCAAACTATTCAAGCAGTTCAGGTTCAAGCCCTGGCTCAGGCTGGGGTTGGGGCTCTAGCCGGAACGGCTCGGGATGGATTTGGGGTGCGGGCACCAACTATTCAAGTGGTTCAAGGTCAAGCCCCGGGTCAGGATGGAGTTGGGGTTGGGGTATGGGCTCCAACCATTCAAGTGGTTCAGGTTCAAGCCCGTGGTCGGGATGGGGTTGGGGCTGGGGTCCTAAAAACACAAACAACTCGGGATCTGACGGCTCCGGTTCTGGCTGGGGCTGGGGAGGTCACTCAAAAGGTTATAACGCAACCTACAATGCACCTAGAAAGATCATAGTCGGTGGAGACAAAGAGTGGACATATGGTTTCAATTACTCCGACTGGGCTTCTAAGACTGCCCCCTTCTTTCTCAATGACATACTTGGTGAGTAATtatgttttttacttttttcttttctacagAATCTCAC includes:
- the LOC125590284 gene encoding jacalin-related lectin 34-like, which produces MAHSPFLNLVLVFVTVASIFSTFAEANRGFGWGWGGGSNYSSSSGSSPGSGWGWGSSRNGSGWIWGAGTNYSSGSRSSPGSGWSWGWGMGSNHSSGSGSSPWSGWGWGWGPKNTNNSGSDGSGSGWGWGGHSKGYNATYNAPRKIIVGGDKEWTYGFNYSDWASKTAPFFLNDILVFKYNPPAPFTHSVYLFSNPLSYEKCDVKKGKMIASPKQGAGNGFELVLTKMKPYYISCGEHDGAHCSNGTMKFTVMPILPRW